In one window of Streptomyces roseofulvus DNA:
- a CDS encoding bifunctional methylenetetrahydrofolate dehydrogenase/methenyltetrahydrofolate cyclohydrolase yields MSAQILDGKATAAAIKSDLTVRVAALKEQGVTPGLGTVLVGDDPASQKYVAGKHRDCAQVGIASIQRELPATATQEEIEAVVRELNEDPACTGYIVQLPLPKGIDENRILELMDPAKDADGLHPTNLGRLVLNEPAPLPCTPNGIVTLLRAHGVEINGAEVVVVGRGVTIGRPMPLILTRRSENATVTQCHTGTRDLSAHLRNADIIVAAAGVPHLIKPEDVKPGAAVLDVGVSRNAEGKIMGDVHPDVAEVAGWISPNPGGVGPMTRAQLLVNVVEAAERAAAAR; encoded by the coding sequence ATGAGCGCCCAGATTCTCGATGGCAAGGCCACCGCGGCCGCGATCAAGTCCGACCTGACCGTCCGTGTGGCGGCCCTCAAGGAGCAGGGCGTCACGCCCGGTCTCGGCACCGTCCTGGTCGGCGACGACCCGGCCAGCCAGAAGTACGTCGCGGGCAAGCACCGCGACTGCGCGCAGGTCGGTATCGCCTCCATCCAGCGCGAACTCCCCGCGACCGCCACGCAGGAGGAGATCGAGGCGGTCGTCCGCGAGCTCAACGAGGACCCGGCCTGCACCGGTTACATCGTCCAGCTGCCGCTGCCGAAGGGCATCGACGAGAACCGCATCCTGGAGCTGATGGACCCGGCGAAGGACGCCGACGGCCTGCACCCGACCAACCTCGGCCGGCTCGTCCTCAACGAGCCCGCCCCGCTGCCCTGCACGCCGAACGGGATCGTCACGCTGCTCCGCGCCCACGGCGTGGAGATCAACGGCGCCGAGGTCGTCGTCGTCGGCCGCGGCGTCACCATCGGGCGCCCGATGCCGCTCATCCTGACCCGCCGTTCCGAGAACGCCACCGTGACGCAGTGCCACACCGGCACCCGTGACCTCTCGGCGCACCTGCGGAACGCCGACATCATCGTGGCCGCCGCCGGCGTGCCGCACCTGATCAAGCCGGAGGACGTGAAGCCGGGCGCGGCCGTCCTCGACGTCGGCGTCTCGCGCAACGCCGAGGGCAAGATCATGGGCGACGTGCACCCGGACGTCGCCGAGGTGGCCGGCTGGATCTCCCCGAACCCCGGCGGCGTGGGCCCGATGACCCGCGCGCAGCTGCTCGTGAACGTCGTCGAGGCCGCGGAGCGCGCGGCCGCGGCGCGCTGA
- a CDS encoding carboxymuconolactone decarboxylase family protein — MTTTTAHSPAPALAHEHTPRMNFAERVPEFYRAMIRLEQEAAKGVDPVLYHLIKIRASQINHCAFCLDMHTKDALAEGETVERVVQLAAWQESRHFYTERELAAIALTEAVTVLTDGFVPDEVYAAAAEHFDEAELARVIGAIVVINSWNRIAVTTRMVPGHYTPRSH, encoded by the coding sequence ATGACCACCACCACCGCGCACTCCCCCGCCCCGGCCCTCGCCCACGAGCACACCCCGCGGATGAACTTCGCCGAGCGGGTCCCCGAGTTCTACCGGGCGATGATCCGGCTGGAGCAGGAGGCCGCCAAGGGCGTGGACCCGGTGCTGTACCACCTGATCAAGATCCGGGCCTCGCAGATCAACCACTGCGCCTTCTGCCTCGACATGCACACCAAGGACGCCCTCGCCGAGGGCGAGACCGTCGAGCGGGTCGTCCAGCTGGCCGCCTGGCAGGAGTCCCGGCACTTCTACACGGAGCGGGAGCTGGCCGCGATCGCCCTCACCGAGGCGGTCACCGTGCTCACCGACGGCTTCGTCCCCGACGAGGTGTACGCGGCGGCGGCCGAGCACTTCGACGAGGCCGAACTGGCCCGGGTGATCGGCGCGATCGTCGTCATCAACTCCTGGAACCGGATCGCCGTCACCACCCGCATGGTCCCGGGCCACTACACCCCGCGCTCGCACTGA
- a CDS encoding malate dehydrogenase → MTRTPVNVTVTGAAGQIGYALLFRIASGHLLGADVPVKLRLLEIPQGVKAAEGTAMELDDCAFPLLKGIDIFDDPNKGFEGANIGLLVGARPRGPGMERGDLLAANGGIFKPQGEAIAAHAADDVKVLVVGNPANTNALIAQANAKGVPAERFTAMTRLDHNRALTQLAQKTGASVTDIKRLTIWGNHSATQYPDIFHAEIAGKNAADVVNDEAWLADTFIPTVAKRGAAIIDARGASSAASAANAAIDHVYTWVNGTAEGDWTSMGVPSDGSYGVPEGLISSFPVTCKDGAYEIVQGLDINEFSRARIDASVKELSEERDAVRELGLI, encoded by the coding sequence ATGACCCGCACTCCCGTGAATGTCACCGTGACCGGCGCGGCCGGCCAGATCGGCTACGCGCTGCTCTTCCGCATCGCCTCCGGCCACCTGCTCGGCGCGGACGTGCCGGTCAAGCTGCGCCTCCTCGAGATCCCGCAGGGCGTCAAGGCCGCCGAGGGCACCGCCATGGAGCTCGACGACTGCGCGTTCCCGCTGCTCAAGGGCATCGACATCTTCGACGACCCGAACAAGGGCTTCGAGGGCGCGAACATCGGCCTGCTCGTCGGCGCCCGCCCGCGCGGTCCGGGCATGGAGCGCGGCGACCTGCTCGCCGCCAACGGCGGCATCTTCAAGCCGCAGGGCGAGGCCATCGCCGCGCACGCCGCGGACGACGTCAAGGTCCTGGTCGTCGGCAACCCGGCCAACACCAACGCCCTGATCGCCCAGGCCAACGCCAAGGGCGTCCCGGCCGAGCGCTTCACCGCGATGACCCGCCTGGACCACAACCGCGCGCTGACGCAGCTGGCCCAGAAGACCGGCGCCTCGGTCACCGACATCAAGCGCCTGACCATCTGGGGCAACCACTCCGCCACCCAGTACCCGGACATCTTCCACGCGGAGATCGCCGGCAAGAACGCCGCCGACGTCGTCAACGACGAGGCGTGGCTGGCCGACACCTTCATCCCGACCGTCGCCAAGCGCGGCGCCGCGATCATCGACGCCCGTGGCGCCTCCTCCGCCGCCTCGGCCGCCAACGCCGCCATCGACCACGTCTACACCTGGGTCAACGGCACCGCCGAGGGCGACTGGACCTCCATGGGCGTCCCGTCCGACGGCTCCTACGGCGTCCCGGAGGGACTGATCTCCTCCTTCCCGGTCACCTGCAAGGACGGCGCGTACGAGATCGTCCAGGGCCTGGACATCAACGAGTTCTCCCGCGCCCGCATCGACGCCTCCGTCAAGGAGCTGTCGGAGGAGCGCGACGCGGTCCGCGAGCTCGGCCTCATCTGA
- a CDS encoding DUF2690 domain-containing protein codes for MSAWKALSGELDPDVRTFVERLRLVIDRSGLGVVAVVERTGHDRADWDAFLHARRPVPRSAVVALSDITGADLGPLTAAWEHADRAWKRLLRERAVAVAGPTPDPGPPPGPARDGVRDGRRDPEGVPDPRPGPQDAPPADRTLRIRKVVPPAPAHGPTMAPAPDPAPAPDPAPAPAPDPDPAPDPAPGSVPRKPRRATPLLYAAGIAGAALVVTAAVLLADLGGPGGSAAPTAAPTPSATTVAPEPAPSLPDGVRCTGADCGGQDPERMGCGGPLATTVASTRIGPAFVEVRYSGVCAAAWARITGAAAGDEVSVQHGTAVQVANVPEGGDTDAYTAMIPVASGAAARACAMLAGGEDGCTGE; via the coding sequence ATGTCGGCGTGGAAGGCGCTGTCCGGCGAACTCGACCCGGACGTGCGGACGTTCGTGGAACGGCTGCGGCTGGTCATCGACCGCAGCGGCCTCGGCGTGGTCGCCGTCGTCGAACGCACCGGACACGACCGGGCCGACTGGGACGCCTTCCTCCACGCCCGCCGGCCGGTGCCGAGGAGCGCCGTCGTCGCGCTCTCCGACATCACCGGCGCCGACCTCGGCCCCCTCACCGCCGCGTGGGAGCACGCCGACCGCGCCTGGAAACGGCTCCTGCGCGAGCGGGCCGTGGCGGTGGCGGGGCCGACCCCGGACCCGGGGCCGCCCCCCGGCCCGGCGCGGGACGGCGTACGGGACGGGCGCCGCGACCCGGAGGGCGTACCGGACCCGCGCCCGGGACCGCAGGACGCGCCGCCCGCCGACCGGACCCTGCGCATCCGGAAGGTCGTCCCGCCGGCTCCGGCCCACGGCCCGACCATGGCACCCGCCCCCGACCCGGCACCCGCCCCCGACCCGGCACCCGCACCCGCGCCCGACCCCGACCCCGCGCCCGACCCCGCCCCCGGATCCGTGCCCCGCAAGCCCCGGCGGGCCACCCCGCTGCTCTACGCCGCCGGGATCGCCGGGGCCGCGCTCGTCGTCACCGCCGCCGTCCTCCTCGCCGACCTCGGCGGCCCGGGCGGCTCCGCGGCGCCCACCGCCGCCCCGACCCCGTCGGCCACCACCGTCGCGCCCGAGCCCGCCCCCAGCCTCCCCGACGGGGTCCGCTGCACCGGGGCCGACTGCGGCGGACAGGACCCGGAGCGGATGGGCTGCGGCGGACCCCTCGCCACCACCGTCGCGAGCACCCGGATCGGTCCCGCCTTCGTCGAGGTCCGGTACAGCGGGGTCTGCGCCGCCGCCTGGGCCCGGATCACCGGGGCGGCCGCGGGCGACGAGGTCAGCGTCCAGCACGGCACCGCCGTCCAGGTCGCGAACGTCCCCGAGGGCGGCGACACCGACGCGTACACCGCGATGATCCCGGTCGCCTCCGGCGCCGCCGCCCGCGCCTGCGCGATGCTCGCCGGCGGGGAGGACGGCTGCACGGGAGAGTGA
- a CDS encoding DUF3017 domain-containing protein: MTSGSPVTPGSPDGPRELPRGRVSKVRRVRGSRRPPTVTTDTARPEGGGRAAGGGAPAPARQWPLLFVLGTAAVGLLVVGTEPFPQSFRVGTMLVGAALLLGAVLRRVLPSVGMLAVRSRFTDMITYGVMGSLIVLLALMVQPRPWLKIPFLEDILHLTVT; this comes from the coding sequence ATGACCTCGGGGAGCCCGGTCACCCCCGGGAGCCCTGACGGCCCGCGGGAGCTGCCGCGCGGCCGGGTGTCGAAGGTCCGCCGGGTGCGGGGTTCGCGCCGGCCGCCGACCGTCACCACCGACACGGCCCGGCCCGAGGGCGGCGGCCGTGCGGCGGGCGGCGGCGCTCCGGCGCCCGCCCGCCAGTGGCCGCTGCTCTTCGTGCTCGGGACGGCGGCGGTGGGGCTGCTCGTGGTGGGGACCGAGCCCTTCCCGCAGTCCTTCCGGGTCGGGACCATGCTGGTCGGCGCCGCGCTGCTGCTCGGCGCGGTGCTGCGGCGGGTGCTGCCCTCGGTGGGCATGCTCGCGGTCCGCTCGCGCTTCACCGACATGATCACGTACGGCGTGATGGGCTCGCTGATCGTGCTGCTCGCGCTCATGGTGCAGCCGAGGCCCTGGCTGAAGATCCCGTTCCTGGAGGACATCCTCCATCTGACGGTGACCTGA